Part of the Streptomyces sp. WMMC500 genome is shown below.
GCGTCCTGGCCGGTGGCCAGGTAGAAGCCGAGGAGCATGTTCGCGTAGTGGGCGTTGGCCGAGCGGATACCGCCGGCCAGGAGGGTGCCCAGGAGGTTCTTGCGGATGTTGAGCTCGACGACTTTCGCGGCGGTGGTGTGCAGGACGTCGGTGACGACCTGCTGGGGGATGAGCAGTTCGGTGACGACGTTCTTCCCGCGGCCGAGGATCCCGTTGATCGCGGTGGCCTTCTTGTCGGTGCAGTAGTTCCCGGAGATCGATCCGTAGGAGATGCCGGGGATGGTCTTGAGGAGGTGGCCCAGCAGGGCGTCGGAGGCGAGGGTGGCCATGTTGTGGCCGGAGGCGTCGCCGGTGCTGAACTCGAAGCGGATGAACAGCAGATTCGCCGTGATCTCGTGGCGGATGCCGATGAGCT
Proteins encoded:
- a CDS encoding hydroxymethylglutaryl-CoA reductase, which codes for GCSRYAQLIGIRHEITANLLFIRFEFSTGDASGHNMATLASDALLGHLLKTIPGISYGSISGNYCTDKKATAINGILGRGKNVVTELLIPQQVVTDVLHTTAAKVVELNIRKNLLGTLLAGGIRSANAHYANMLLGFYLATGQDAANIVEGSQGVTMAEDRDGDLYFSCTLPNLIVGTVGNGKGLGFVETNLTRLGCRADGEPGTNARRLAVIAAATVLCGELSLLAAQTNPGELMRAHLQLERDHTTAKVGA